A segment of the Catharus ustulatus isolate bCatUst1 chromosome Z unlocalized genomic scaffold, bCatUst1.pri.v2 scaffold_26_arrow_ctg1, whole genome shotgun sequence genome:
ATCCAATCTTGCCCTGTCCAGCCCACTCCTTTACTTTCACCATTTTTTGGGAAGAGAAATTAGAGgaggcactgagctgagctgggggaaTGCTGACATACTCCCAGAAACCATAAAACCATACCACACACATAAGGAAGATGACACCTGGGTCTGTTGGCTTTTCTGCAcgtgtgtgtgtggttttttttgttggtgttggttttgtttggcttttctAACACCCTACTTAATATTTAAGGATGTGATGGACTTACAGGTTCTACTCCTAGCAAAACCTCAGCCTTGTTTTTGACCTGTCTGAACCACACAGCTTAAATGTAAAGAGACTGACACAATTTACACTGAGTGGACtcagagcaacctggtctagtggaaggtgtcccagaCCATAACAGGAAGTTTGGAATGACGTGAGCCTTTaagtcctttccagcccaaacccttctgtggcCTCTGACCCCCCTGGGATGTTCAGGGAGCATCATTTCTCAGAGCCAATACCTCCACACAGGTGCAGCAGTGCCTTAACTCAGAACAGAATCCTGGTTTTGAATcactaaggttggaaaagacttccaagatcCTTGAGTCCAGCTGTTAACAAACCTTCCAACTCACCACGCTTGAGTTGTACATGGGAGCAGGTTTGATATCCATGAACAGAATTTCCTGGGGATGAAATCTAGCCAGAAATTGATGAGCAGTGCATCTGATGAGCTCCAACAGCCACAAGAGACTCCAGAGCCAGAACCAAGGAGTGAACCAGCACCCCACGAGTCCCTCAGCACACAAGCAGCACTCAGACAGCCCCCAAAACACGAAGTGCTCACACTAAATCACAGAGTGCTTGCCATGATGAGTAACAGGTTCACAATAACTGCTGTAACCCACACTGCTGGGCTCCTCTTTCCTCATCAGACCAACAGCaaccccagctccttctgcaaCTCAGGAGATCCAGAACAGTGCAGGGGGGATCCAGATGGCGTTGCACTAAGATCCAAGCAAAGCAACCTGGCAAACCTGTGCTGTCAGAAGTCCAAAAGCTTCTCTGGAGGCATTGCTACTGCCCTGTGGCTACATTGGGAGACAGAAAACCTGATGAGGGGATCAGTGTGCAGTCACATTCAAGGTGACACCCACCTGAGTTTTTCTGAACCCTCACTGAACTGATGGAGCTCTCATGCGCCAATACCAACTCTCCACCCAgcttctccctgtcccccctgctGCAGAGGTCACAGTTTCCTGGAGCATCACCTACACGAGGGTGTGgatggccagcacagctcacagagGGGCTGAGGCAGCTGTTGATGATCCTCCCACCCCCTGGAGAACCCAGGGATGGCCACAACCAACAGAGGGATGCTCTGCGTCCTTTACAAATGTTCACAGAGTTGGCCCTCCCTCTTCTGCAGcctgaggaggaaaaggatgTGAGCAGCAGCAATACCTTGCCTCCATCCTGTCCCAAAATGCCACTCTGGAGGTCACACTTGGCTAGGCTGGAGTGGGCACTGCAGCCCCCTGCAGCTGAGACTGCCTGGACACCTGTGTCCCAAacagctgggcagctgctgcacctTGGCACAGCTCCCTGGAACAGGGCAAGGCTGGCTGGTGTTTCAGCAGGGTGGCTGGGCCAGGCAAAAGGCACAGCAGGCCAGTGCTCAGACATCCTGAACAGCCCAGGGCACTCACCAGGGTGtgggaaacaaaacccagcaaaggTCATGGCACACTCCTTGCTCACAGCATCTACAGAAACCTGGCTTGCAGGATTGTCCCCAGAGCTTGGTGAGAGCTGCCCTTGCTCCTTGCCCACGGGgtcacacagaaaacagaaaaccacagcagagaAGCTGGGGGCAGATCCCACTGGGAACCTGCAAATCTGccccctgcagctgcttcccttGATCTGAAAGGGCAACGAGAAACTCTCATGTGAACATCCTTTCTGCTTGACAGTAGAAAGTATAAATAGACTTGTTTTTCTGCAAGAGAGTCCTGTAACAGCCTGAATAATCAAAATGGGGTAGGCCTTTCTACAGACAAGCACAGACCTGTATAATTGAACAAAATCACTTCTCAGCCTTTGAGCCACACAAACCAGTGAGATCAAAACAATGCTTTAAAACCAAATACTACAACTACTGAATAACATCATTCACTTCAGTTACCAATTGCTGTTTTACTTCCTACACATTTTTACATCGTATAATGGAAACATTCCTGTAAAATCCTCTGAGCATCTTTACTACAGGCACTAAAAATATGACTTAGAGTTTTGCTAGACGTGTATGGTCCCCATAAAATCCTTTCAGTTAACATCACAAAGGTAGTTTGAGTGCAGGAATCTGTATAAAACGCTCAGATCTCTCCCAAATGTaactaaaaattttttttatatgtcTTGACTAGATGCCCAAAAGGGAGGAAACAGCTGAAATTTTAGAACCACAAAAGGGTTTGGGTGGGACagaaccttaaagctcatcttgtgccatgggcagggacacctctcactgtccccagtgtccagcctggccttggacattccagggatccaggggcagccacagctgctctgggcacctgtgccagggaacaattcctgccccaaatcccatcctggcactgggagccattccctgtgtgctaTCTCTCCAGCCCttgcccctctccagctctcctggaatcCCTTTGggctctggaaggggctctgagctctccctggagccttctcttctccacaTTGCACATTTCCATCTCTCTCAATGCTTTTCTATGTCCAGGTCTCCTATTATTTTACACATGCCCTTGCACTGATTAGCACAGACAGTACATTCCAATTTATTCTTGATCTAAACAGCAAACTTATAAATTGGTGAGTAAAGATCtaaaaaaaggcattattttcttccaaacatCAGCCAAATGCTGGAAAAATAGTTAAAATAGAAGCCACCAAGACAGATGCtcttggaaaagcagaagaaatctTTACAGCTGAGCCATGGctgtggcagggaaggggcaaatgctgctgctcacaactggctctggctcctgctgggcagctctgtgAGGAGAAGCCCTCTCCAGAAATCCTCTGTCCTTGgctgagaaccaaggacattTCTCCTACAGAAGAAACATCTGATCATAGGCTGGATGTGTCTGCACATTGGATACATGGTGGACTTCACCacgaggagctgcagtgctACTTCGTATACACCTCACCTTACAATTTCACTGTTTTTACCATAAAAGATGTGTTTCCTCACACACTGAGGTTCTAAAAGCACAAAGTGCAAAGCCAAGAAGCAccagaaaaaggcattttcctgccctgcacacagggcacagcaccagccctAACTTCCCACCAGGTGCATTATGGCACTGTCATCACCCATCTCGAGTGTGAGGGCTGAACAACAACTGGAGTGTGTCTCCCAGCATGCTTGCAATGACTaaaggacagcagcactgctcctttTGCTGTTACAAAGAATTTGCTTTACAATTCTTGACCCAGGGAGTGGGAGCAGTAGGAACACTGCTGGATGGGAAAACAGAGTGAGTGCGACCTTTTGTTGCATGATTATCTCCTGTTACTGCTGGCATCATGACCTGTCAGCTCTCTCTAAATCCTATTTTCTACCCCATTTACATGTATAGTGTCATACTCTGGCTAAAAAAGCTGGAGCActgctccctttttttccttttcacatccTTTGCAGGGTCACTCAGCAATCTCAGTGAAATAAACACAACAACACGGGCTcagcaaaataaacagaacaatATGGGCTTTGTTTGAAGAACCCAGCAATTTAGGTGTTTATGAAAAGCTCTCAAAAGCACAACAACAGTGTGACACCGGCAAGAGCAATGTTCAGTTTCTGGACAGGTGTTGTGAACTTGGAGAGCTGAGATCTCTGAGACCTGCTCTGCTGCAATCACTGCAGTTTGCTGGTGATGTGAAGGGAAAGCACCTCCTAAAGCAGCAGCAATAGGAACTCCATCCTCCTGCCATCACGGAAGATGAGTGATTCAGGAGGCTAAATGTACCTTGTACACTGAAGTGCCTCCCACGATCCAAACCATGTCTACTTTACTTTGTAACTCCGGTGAATCCAGAAGGGCTAAGGCATCATCCAGACTTTTGGAAAGATAATGTGCTCCTTTCGGGGTTTCCCTAGAAAAAGCAAAGTTCTATTACTAAAGAAATAAAGGACAATTCATCAGGATCAGCAAGACACAAAATGTGCTTTGCTGAATTAACAAACAACTATGTGTTTTGCATTAGTTAATTATTTTGAAGCACCTGTAATTGCCAAATTGTGTTAAGAAGTCTCATCCGACTGCAGGATTGTTCAACAGGTCACAGCTTAATCATAATTTAGGAGGCATTATAAATTAAAACCCAAGAATTTCACAACATGTTTTTGAAAAAGTGTACCTGAGAAATTTAAACATCTGTAACACAAATACACAATCTACAATTAAACATAATCATTAAATACagataataaagaaattaaatgtagaTTTTGACTTGAATTCCAGGATGTTAATATTTAATTCAATACAACCAGCTGAAAAGCCAATATTCCCTGTCCTCCCACATATTCACCTGCAAATCCACCAACATGCTCCAAAGCAATGAAGCACCACAAGTGgacatttgtatttaaaaatatttgtgtgagTGTGGGTGATGCATTCAAGAGGAGAGTTCTGAAAAAGCACAGTTCATCCACAAATCCtaacaaaaataaacttcaaaaaaaTGGATTAAGGGCCACCAATCCAAGCAGGAACTAGAGAAACACAGTTAAACACATTATTCAGAAGCACTATTGAAAATTGTCAAATGGTCTGTGAGTAGAGCTAGAAGTACTACTCATGATGCAAAATAATGACAATTACCTGgagaatgaatttttaaaaaattaaaaattaagagtaAAGTAGTTGTAACACTCAGAACCAacagcagaaatgctttctAACCAGTATCAAAAATGCTACATTTGGAATTAATGTATGTTGTCATGCTAAAGACATTTTTGGTGCAGGCTTTTATTTGTTGGAACAGGGCCCTTATTTACCATACTTACTTGAGCTCCCTGCTGAGCACAATGTTTAATTCTGTCTTTCAAAGGACGGTTTCTTCTCAGGAATGGAGAACCACGTTTTTTACCCATTATCAGGGCGTTCTGTTTACCTGAGCAGGAGAGAATTGAATTAATTTACAAAGCCACAATAATTTCTAGAAGAACCAGCCCAGCTAAATCTAAAGCCAAAGTGCTACAGGTGATCAATCACACTCCAACATTCACACATAAACACAATTTCTGACCAAACCCCAAGCATCCACAACCTGATTGCCTCTCCTATGTAAATCTGCTATGGAAAGGAATGTTTCTCTCTGCGAGGAAAAGGAGTTATCAGAGAAAAAACCACATTGCCAACATGGTTTGTTTCTAGGCTGAGACACAACAGAGGCAATGGTGGCATCCCTGGTGTGAAGATTATGAAGATAATCCATAAAAAAGTCTGGTTAGGAAGCACTTCACCTGCCTAGCATCCAAGATCACAGCTTACCAAAAGACCTGCAGGCGGGATAGAGCAAAATGTCTCTTTGTAATTATATTCCAAACACCTTTTTTCTTGATCACAGGTTATTCGTGCCAGGTATGATGCAAATTGCAGGCATCTTAAAAAGACTTACAGCTGTCAGCTGTGTTCTGTCCTGTTTTTGTACACACAGGGCTGCAAAGGGATCAATCAGGTCTCCAGAACATATGTAAAGTCTTTCACTTAGAACTGTTTCAAAATGAGATTAGGCATTCCTTGTGGACTACGGAATGGACATTCAAATCAGAAAATTGAGCAAGTCACCTAATCAAAACAGACCTTCAAGGCAGAAAATGGAGTGAGGCACCTAATCAAAACAAGGAATGTATCAAGTTGACCAGAAGTGAGTTTTTACCAAAAAATTGAGTTTAACAACgtaaaaaacccacacaaaccaTGAAAAAATAACCGTGTTGACCAATAACCGCAGTATTTCTGCTCCATGCCAGCATGGTTTGGATTTCCTGGTGCATGGATTTGGCTCAGCACCCAgaaaaaaactcagcaaaattCCTGTGACAAGGGTCAGAGtggccaaggctgagctgcagcaaacaACTCAGATAAGCTAatgcagcctgaaaaaaaattcctaaccTGAAAACCCTCCTGTTTTAACTCGGAGTTTTGTGTAAAGACCTGTTAGGCAAACCTCAGACGAAGTTTTCCATTCTCCTGGTGACAGAAGGCCTTGAAATTGTTTCCTAAGAGGCCCCCTGCATCTCCTCTGAAATATCTGACTGATCTAAGTGATTCATTCCTCCTCTAACCCTCACCACACAGGGCTGAAATGCTGGTGAGGGCAGGGTGAGGCAGGGATGAAATTCGGGAATGCAGAATCCCGAATTTTGGGTGTCCACACACCCCTCACGTTACCTTCCACACGGGACGTGCTCGTCATTCTCTGGAAGTACTTGTACTCATTCCTGCCGAGGAAGCACAAGCTGCGTTATGTTAAGCACAAATTCTccagtttctattttttttcctgcaagttCTTTAATTTCAACAGGAAAACCCCACTCGTGAGGGGGATGCTGCCGGAGGCCGGGGAGGGGCGGTTGGACGGGGCTGGGCCGGTGCCAAGGCCGAGGCAGGACCTTTGTCCCGCGGATGTGCCAGCATGAGGGATGCGCTGCGGCCACggcaggagagagagagagagagagatccCACCCGAAAAacatccccacagccccgctcccgccacgCCGCCGCTTTCCCgcctcacacacacaccccctccAAGAACTACAACTCCCAGCGTGCCCCGCACCGCGCGCCAGCAGCCTGGCGCGGCGGGGCAGCGCGGAGCGCGCTGGGAGTTGTAgtgcgggcggggggcgcggcggcgCCAGGCCGCGGTACCTGAGCGGCGGCCAGGGCAGCCGCCCCGTCCTTGCCGATGCCCATGTTCTGGCTCACGGCCACGATGGAGTTGAGCGAGCGCACCATGGCTGCTCCGCGTCCCCCCGCGCCTCGCCGGGGCCGTGCCGTGCtggggcgggccggggcgggccgaGCGGGCGCATCCGGCGGGAGGCGGTGCCGtgcggcggggcccggccgtGTGGCGGGGCCCGGCCATgccgcggggccggcggggcggcggggccgggcagcagCCGGTGCTCAGCAGGTTCTTCGGGccggcggcgagcggcggcgagCGCGGCCCCCGGAGCACGGTgcgcgggcgcggggcgggggcgggcccGGTGTCCGTCCCGGGGTTTGTCCCGGTGTCCCGGAGCACGGACACGGCCTCAGGGCCTGGCTGTGGTACCCGGTGCTCGGTGCTGGCAGGAAGGACACGGAGATGGCGGGCAGGATGCAGGGCAGGCCGCAGGGATGGTCTGGGCCCCgcagcatctctgtgctgggcagagcctggggagctgggcctgctcgggctggagaagggaaggtgaGGGGGATCCCATCAGTGCacacaaacacctccagggctgccagagcatggggccgggctctgctcagggctgcagtgccaTACAATGAAGGGCAGGCAgttccagcccagcaggaggaagaactCGTGTCTATGGAGGGGCAGAaccctggaacagctgcccagggagggcctggagtgtccctgtgtggggccatgccagcccagcccagctggacacgttcctgtgcctctgctccaggggatggagcagagcatctccagagctcccttccaatcccaaatatcctgggattctgtgatacAGGATGTGCCTGTTTTGGAGGAGCTGGGCAAGGCCAGCATGTTGGTCCATGTCATTGTGGCTTTGCTCCACTGTTGAACCTCGTGTTGTGGTTTTGCTCAACATGGAGTGTGTTAAGATTGTCCTAACTCAGCATGTTCTCTGAGGTTTGATCTTTGTGTCCTTTGAAGCCCGATGAGCAAGAAGTGAGAGATGATCAGTGGGACGGGCAGCAGAAGGATGTCCAAATTAGCAAGTTTGAAGGATGTAAATCAGGGTGTTGGTGCACATCCATTCCCTGTAATGCCATCCAAACGTGTTTTGGATACCAGGGGCCGTGTGTGCAccgagccctgctgctggcagtgccccagcccagccctgcagggcaatccccagcactgaacacagctctgcctttccctaAGGAATGTCcatcagggcagggaaaggacagGGGTGTGCTGAGCACCCTGAGCACGCAGCCCTGCCCAACCCTGACGGGCTTGGGGCACACCAGGGATGAACCCTATttttggggcagctctggcaggcaGTGAGCTGTGCTCCTGTCCCGTGTGCTGGAGCTCAAGTGGTTGAGGTCTGAGTGCTGGTAGGCAGATCCTCCCTCTGCCACTACTGGGAAGAAGTGGCTGGGCTTCactctgagtttctttttccACTCTCCCTGTAGTTTCTCTTTCCAGCCCCTTCTGTCTTGGaaggatgttttctttttctacctGTGACTCAAGCTATTTTAGTTGCCTTTGAtccaaatgtattttgaaaggtGTGATTACAGCTTTCTGCCCTTGTGGAAAAAACTTCCTAATTAGTGTTGATTTGGTGGTGTTTAGCAGTGGGCTTGAAAACTGCTACTCAAGCggaggttttgggtttggttctAAGGAAATTGGAATTCCATCGTTTAACCATCTGAGGTTATGATATGAAATGTAGGTGCAAGCTGCTGGAAGCACCTGAAGCTGTGTGCTTCTGTGCAAAGTGTTTATGTTGTGCTGGACTTACAAGATACTTCTTCATATCTGGTCAAGCTTCTCGCAGATCAgtgatgaaatggaaaaagtgatggattttctgtttgcacAGTGTTCTAACTGCGTGTTTCAGAGGACAGCTAAGGAGCAGGATGCTccaagctcctccagcctggccttgagctaTACCAGGGATAGGAGGTTGGATTATTTTGCATTAACTCCTTATGAAGTTGCTGGTTGCATTATTGTCCTTCAGagaacagcaaacagaaaaagtgaCTGAACTTACTGGTTTAATTTACATTTCAGGCTTCTGAGTTTGGCACCAAGAGGAGCACATCCACTGAAAGCAATGAGCCCTGTGAAAAGAAGGCCAAGGCACGACAGATTACTCTGGAAGAGATCTGCAACCCACTGAGGACTCATGAGAAAAGTGAGTTGGCTGTTAGCAAACCTCGGAAATGCCCGAGTTCCATCTGGCTTTGAACAGAGCATTTAATAAGTTATAAAAAC
Coding sequences within it:
- the DHFR gene encoding LOW QUALITY PROTEIN: dihydrofolate reductase (The sequence of the model RefSeq protein was modified relative to this genomic sequence to represent the inferred CDS: deleted 2 bases in 2 codons); protein product: MVRSLNSIVAVSQNMGIGKDGRLPWPPLRNEYKYFQRMTSTSRVEGKQNALIMGKKRGSPFLRRNRPLKDRINIVLSRELKETPKGAHYLSKSLDDALALLDSPELQSKVDMVWIVGGTSVYKAAMDKPIHHRLFVTRILKEFESDTFFPEIDHKDYKLLTEYPGVPADIQEENGIQYKFEVYEKAVLAQ